The DNA region GCGCCGGTCCATAAAAACGAGAAACTGCAGCGGGGAGATCATCTGCTATACGCTGCCCGGGATGGTATTGCCGCCCATGAGCCCGATCTGGAAGGGTACCCTGGGTTGCGGCTTGCTCTTCATGCCCCGAGGGATATTGCCAGCAGGGAAAAAAAAGACCGTGAATTGCATCAGGTAGTTGTAAAGGAGGGGTCGCCATTAGTGGGTGCTGCTTTGGAAGAAGCCCAGCTCCTGGAACGATTCGGTGCCGCCGTGACCGGTGTTCGCAGAAGGGGGAAGCGGGTCGAGCAGCCTCTCGGACCGTTTGTACTGCATTCCGGGGATGTGTTGCTGCTTGATACGCATCGCGGGTTCCGGGAAGCCTATGAGAATACTAAGGATTTCTTCCTTACCAGTGCCGCAGGGGGCGAAGCTGCCGGTGCAGAAAAAGATCTCGATGAATACCGAACTGGAGGTAAAGATCTATATGTTTCGGTAACCGTCTTGCTGGCTATTGTCTCATTGGTCGCCATGGGAGTGGTTCACATCGCGCTGGCCGGTATTCTGGGTGTAGCGGTGCTTCTGGGTTTTAAGGTTATTAAAGCCGGTGAAGCCCGAAAATCCATTGACTGGACCGTGTTGATAGTGATTGGCGCCGCTATTGGTCTGGGTAAGGCAATGGAAGTGAGTGGAACAGCCGAGCTCATCGGCAGGTATATGGCAGAACTGACCAGCGCTTACGGACAACGGGCGGTGTTGGCGGGTGTGGTTATTGTGACGGGACTGCTTACCGAGCTTATCACAAACAACGGGGCGGTAGCCCTCATGTTTCCGATTGCCTTGTCTGTCGCGGAGTCTCAGGGGATTGATGCCCGCGGCTTAGTTATTGCCATCACCGTGATAGCCTCCATGTCTCTGATCACCCCCATCGGTTATCAGACAAATCTCATGGTATACGGACCGGGAAATTATCGATTTACCGATTTCTTTAAGGTTGGATTTCTCTTGCAGGTCACACTTTGGTCCGTGGTTATTATACTGGTTCCCATCTTTTGGCCGATGTAAAATCTGAGGATACCGGGGAAATGGGGAATGAATATTTGTAGCTGTCCCTATTTACAGTGCAGGGTAAATAATTGCTATTTTGTCTTGGGCAGAAAGATGGGTTCTTCCAGTCGCAGTATCAAGGCGATACAGGCCACACCAAGCAGCAAATGCATGAAGCCTCCGATTCCGAAACCAAAAAATGCAACTACCCATAAAATGAATAATATGGCTGCTAAATAGGTCAATCGATTTTTCATAATTTTTAGGTTCAATTAGTTACTAATTTATAGCTGTTTCATCCTCTATGGCTTCATCGAGGAAACCATAGTGCGATAATATTCAGCTCTTAAGATTTACCACTATTTCTATCCATCACCATTGTATGCATGTATCTGTGATTCATGTCGCTGTCTTTTTCATAGAGTATCAGGGAGCGATGTTATGAATGGAATATTTATGTATTCAAAATATTGCTGATTTTTTACGAAAGGATTTATAATGACTTTTGTTTCTAAAGTACATTGGGATACATGTAAGTCTTTAAAAATTCGGGATGAACTATATTTAATCTCCGAATAGGTAGTGTCGTCGCCGCAAAAATAGATAAATTGCAGACTGTCAGCATTTGCCGTGACTTCCCATCGAATATAGTGCGATGAACTTCCTCTGGGTTCCTCAACCTGCCAGTAGGTGTTTATAATAGCCTTCTCATCTTTACCACATCCTGTGATGGCCATAGATATAAGCTGAGTAGCAACAAAGACAGATGTAATTAGAAAAGTTCTTGTTTTCATTTGAGGAATGATGCTTGGTACCTGATCTTCTTTTTAAAATTCGGAATTGGTTTTCTCCTTCTCAGTCGCAATTTATTTCCCCACCTATTCAGGTAATATACTTTCTTAATTGAATGGTGGGGATTCCTTGACTACTGCTTGTCTATTAAAATCTACACTTTTTACTGTAACTTGCTTTACATGCTTCATTCCCCAACTTACATATATCACAGTTCTATGAGTTATCTCTACATATCAGGTTCAAGGTTACGTTTTTCAGATCTGTGAATTATGTAATTTTTTTCTATGAGCTTGTAACGGTTGCACGTTTTAAAATTTGTATTTAAACGCATATTAATTATGATTAATCGGGCAATTGATTGGAAATTTTATGATCATTAGATACAGATAAGCCCTTTCCCAATATTTCAGCTTTTAGGTTTCTGAGATGGGTAAGAGGTAATTATCGTCAAAGAGAAAAAATTTCACGAAATAATTCAGGAGATAGTATCATCTCTATACATTGTCTACACTTATATTCGAAATGATTCTAAAGTGGCTTCGCATTATTATTCTCGCATGTCTTTTTGCACTGAATGGGGTTTGGCAGGCAGAGGCTCAATCAAGAAACCGGCCAACCTGGATAACATTTTCAGTTGGCCACCAAGAATACAATGGTGATTTCGGTAATG from Halalkalibaculum roseum includes:
- a CDS encoding SLC13 family permease, whose protein sequence is MEFEQLFIIAVLLFAFIGLAMDVWSPDAILLTAVALLTVSGVMSLEQAFEGFANTTIIALGSLYVVSAAMRESGALDRASAIILGSETRSIRRILLRLCPSVSLYSAFLNNTPVVAMGIPAIRSWAQKNNIVVSKLLMPLSFAAILGGLCTLIGTSTNLITHGLLQSHGFAGLSFFELAWVGVPCAIVGLMYLVFISPLLTPARRDIRYEEEQKRKLLVEYEIEEGAEVIGKTVRESGLESFPEFYLSRINRNEQEIAPVHKNEKLQRGDHLLYAARDGIAAHEPDLEGYPGLRLALHAPRDIASREKKDRELHQVVVKEGSPLVGAALEEAQLLERFGAAVTGVRRRGKRVEQPLGPFVLHSGDVLLLDTHRGFREAYENTKDFFLTSAAGGEAAGAEKDLDEYRTGGKDLYVSVTVLLAIVSLVAMGVVHIALAGILGVAVLLGFKVIKAGEARKSIDWTVLIVIGAAIGLGKAMEVSGTAELIGRYMAELTSAYGQRAVLAGVVIVTGLLTELITNNGAVALMFPIALSVAESQGIDARGLVIAITVIASMSLITPIGYQTNLMVYGPGNYRFTDFFKVGFLLQVTLWSVVIILVPIFWPM
- a CDS encoding lmo0937 family membrane protein, whose translation is MKNRLTYLAAILFILWVVAFFGFGIGGFMHLLLGVACIALILRLEEPIFLPKTK